In Nostoc sp. CENA543, a single genomic region encodes these proteins:
- a CDS encoding prohibitin family protein — MNNIKQRNFFIKSTLSLLLITVIFWPFVIINTGERGVLMKFGEVQQIILGEGLHIIIPIVNTVEKISVRVQKQEISAEALSKDLQDVFTDVALNWHIIPEAANTTFQQLGTAQQVIDKVINPAIEEVLKAIIAKYTAEEIITKRGVLKAELDNLLTLRLGNYHVAVDDISLVHIHFSERFGEAVEAKQIAEQEAKKAEFIALKAMKQAEAKINLARGETEAQRLIRETLTPDILQKQFIEKWDGKLPKIMPNGGLKFDVSQFLN; from the coding sequence ATGAATAATATTAAACAACGTAACTTTTTCATCAAATCAACTTTAAGTTTATTGCTGATAACTGTCATTTTTTGGCCTTTTGTCATCATCAATACTGGCGAAAGAGGAGTCTTGATGAAATTTGGGGAAGTGCAACAGATAATTTTAGGAGAAGGACTACATATAATTATTCCTATTGTGAATACAGTCGAAAAAATTAGTGTCAGAGTCCAAAAACAAGAAATATCAGCAGAAGCTTTATCTAAAGATTTACAAGACGTGTTTACAGATGTAGCACTGAATTGGCATATTATTCCAGAAGCAGCAAACACAACTTTTCAGCAATTAGGAACAGCACAGCAGGTAATTGATAAAGTCATTAACCCAGCCATAGAAGAAGTTCTAAAAGCTATCATTGCTAAATATACGGCTGAAGAAATTATCACAAAACGTGGAGTTCTAAAAGCAGAGTTGGATAATTTATTGACTCTTAGATTAGGCAACTATCATGTGGCTGTCGATGATATTTCACTAGTACATATACATTTTTCTGAACGCTTTGGCGAAGCAGTAGAAGCCAAACAAATTGCAGAACAAGAAGCCAAAAAAGCAGAGTTTATTGCACTTAAAGCCATGAAACAAGCCGAAGCCAAGATAAATTTAGCCAGAGGTGAAACAGAAGCACAAAGACTAATTCGTGAAACCTTAACACCTGATATATTGCAAAAGCAATTTATAGAAAAATGGGATGGCAAGTTACCCAAGATTATGCCCAACGGCGGTTTAAAATTCGATGTCAGCCAATTTTTAAACTAA